A region of the Stegostoma tigrinum isolate sSteTig4 chromosome 5, sSteTig4.hap1, whole genome shotgun sequence genome:
ATCTGGTATACACTACCTAAGGGGACAAGCTAACAGAAGCCAAAAAGTTCTTTTCATCTGACCCAACGGTGCCTGCATGCTGTGGTCAGTTTACAGTTACTCAGGTGAGCCAGGAGGCAGAAGAGAAGAATCAGCACAACTCCAGAATTAAACAAGTTATTATAAAACTAGACACTTGGCTCATGGTGTCTTTTCACTTCAATGGTTCAAGAATTGTTGCTAATAGTCACTGACTTCCTCTTCCCTAATAATTCATGATATCAAAACTAATTTTAAAGTGACCTGCAATTCATGTGAATGTCCAGCACACAAATAATTAACTGCTATCTGCTCATTTTAAAGTAAGCTATTTGAAAATTGGATTTCAAATTATTCAGAAGGCAGAAAGGTGGGTTAGAATATTTTATTCTGATTTCAAATCCAGCCTGCATAGGTCTAGGAAAGGGATACTTTTGCAACTGCTGAGAATGACTCGCAggacagtgcgagagaaatggaACTGATAAATCACTTCAAAAATGTATGtcagaattaagaaaaaaaaatcaaattagtcCTTCACTCCCAAAATCCCAAACGTGGGCAAGGAGGAAAACAAGTTGAACAAGTGTAAGGACACATGCAAGCTTCCCTCCCTCCATCAAAAAGCCATACCCCACACCTTGGAACCTTGTTCTAGAGTTAACAAGTGAAATCTGCTAACATATTTTGCAGTGCAATGCACTTTTGGGAGGACAGACACCTCCCACTTCTAATCTATTTGTATATCCCTTTCCTACACTTAATATTTACACGTCAGTTTTACACGTCAGTTTTAACCTTCAAAAGAAGGGAAAACAAAGAACAACCATGAGGGTAAATATTGCATAGGAGTAGCAAGAAGCTGCCTCATTACAAAAAGGGACGATATATACACATTTTAAATAAGAAACCACATATTTCCTTTCATGTCAGCACTTCTCACCCATACAATATGATGTTATAGTTCGTGATTGGATGTAATGAAGCAGGTTCCTGGCACCCAATACCACAAAGTAGCAGTTTGCCACACTACATAATGAAGCAGGAAGGAGGGACAGgcaggaaggggaaggaggaaggGAAAAAATTAATTATTTGTTGCTTTTAAGCTGGCTGGACAGCCAGTCCAGTCCTTCATACAGGCCATCTCCACTGGTTGCACAGGTTGCCTGAATGAACCAGGTCCTTTGACGGAGTTGATGCAGACCTAGTTTATCTGTGATCTCTGCAGCATTCATTGCATTCGGCAAATCCTAGAGGGTGGAGAAAATACAGAATTAGAAATGGATCGAAGATTcggagtcatacaacatggaaacataccctttggtccatcttgtATATGCCAATCAAGTttggcccattcccctacaaacctttcctattcaaatacctatccaaacatcttttaaatattgtaactgtactttaATCTATTCCACATATCTACTACCCCTGTATGAAAGTGTTGCCCTCAGATCCCTCTTCCCTCACCCAAAAAgctttctagttttgaactcttctCCCCTCCGACCACTGGGGAATTTACCTTTCCAGTTcactatctacacccctcatgattttataagcctctacaaaacctcaacctcctaagctccagtggaaaacaaaaaaaaaaatcctagTTTGTccataattcaaaccttccagtcctacaacatcctggcaaatcttttctgaatcctcaaaatttaatatccttcctatagtgggtGACCTAAAAAACAATACATAGTAAttcaaaagtgacctcaccaacatGACGTACACCCTCTTCGTGATGTCCCAACTTATGTAATCATTGGGCTGAAAGCAAACATGCTTAGCACCTTTTTAAAACCAACCTGCTttcctgtgatgcaactttcaaagcaCTATAACAGACCTAGGCGTTGGAGGTACAAACGATACTATCTCCGGAGCCCTACTGTTAACCATacaagtcctacccttgtttgtctGACTAAAAAAAAAGTAATATTTCACATCTATCcaaactgaactccatctgcacttCAGTCAATTGATAAAGATCCCTTTTTAATTTTAACCCACTTCACCGCTTACAagcaactttggtgtcatccactaacttactaaccgtgcctcctaaattctcatccaattaTTTATGTAAAATGGGAAAGCAGACCcaccactgatccttgtggaacacaccagttggtcacaggcctccaacccGAAAAAagccaccccccaccaccactgtCTCCCACCATCAAGCCAACTCTGTATCCATTTGGCAAGCTCTGCAAATCCCATGTGTTCCAACTTTACTAATTCATCTTACAATGCAAAAACATGTCGAAGGCTTTAAAGTCCATGTTGGCAGTGTCTGCTGCTGTTCTCTCAATCTTTACGTCATCAAAAAACCACAATCAAGTTtataagacatgatttcccaaagaaacaatgctgactatctccaatcagacctttcctttccaaaaggaatGTAAATCTTACTTCTCAGAATTCTCAACAACATTCCCATCATaggtctacagttcccaggcttctctttTCAGCCTTTAAATAAGGGCACAGCATTAACCATCCTCTGGCATCTCACTTGTGGCTACAGGTAATACATATCTCTGCTATGGGACCTGCAATTTTTTCCCTACCCATTTAAATTTAGACCCATCTAAACATGGTATTGAAAACAATGATAGACAAAAGGCACTCAGCAGCTAAATAACACCATACAATTGAAAGCCATTAGCTGCATTGCAGCAGTTAATGTAAACAAACCTCATGGAAGCACCAACTAGATCAAAATTAACTGATACCAGACAGCTCAGTGATCAGAATTTGGAACACTTGACTGTTTAATACATCACGTAATTCAAACTGATGAGTAGCGTTCATGCTCAAGCCAGAATAAACAGGCTAAAGTCAGTGTTACAAATACACAATTCACACaggagggataacaaagtgtggaggtggatgaacacagcaggccaagcagcatcttaggagcacaaaagctgacgtttcgggccttgaccctttctgatgaaaaggtgtaggcccgaaacgtcagcatttgtgctcctaagatgctgcttggcctgctgtgttcatccacctccacactttgttatcctcagattctccagttcccattatctctcacacaggAGATATATAGTTGTGCAAAGTAACAAGTCAGGCTCCATTCAACAGTGCTGTCCAGAACGTCAGGTCTCCAGTATTGAGTGTTCTATCTAAATCTGGTACTCACCTGTTTGTTTGCAAACAGTAATAACACAGCGTCCCGTAGCTCATCTTCAGCTAGCATTCTCATCAACTCTTCTTTAGcttcattcactctctccctatcGTTACTGTCAACCACAAAAATCAAACCTGCAACACAAGCAAAAGTAGTAAGATGATTCTCACCCATCTCTTTCCTCTTGTGATGGTCCAACAATTTGATAATTTTCAGAGGATGCAGGAGCAGCAAAAAACAGCATGTTTCTATCTCTAATTCCTCTTGACTAAAAGATAATAGGCTGCTTTTGAGCTAATGCACATTTCATGTGTAGATACACATTAGAGGGGGATCCAAGATTTAGACCCTGAAACAGTGAggtaacaatatatttccaagttagattgaggaatggcttggaggggaacttgaaggtggtgttcccatacatctgctgccttcAACTTTTTAAGTGGTACAAGCCACGCATGTGGATGGTGCTACTGAAGGAGAATTAGTTTGCTGTGTAgcatcttgtacatggtacacTCTGCTGTATTGTAATCAAAGGGACAGAAAGTTGGTGGCAGTGGATGGTGCACCAATCAAGCAAAATCACTGGATCATATATGTCAAAACTTTGAAGGTTGTTGGAGCTCAGATACACAACAGCCAAATGGGAAGGATTCCATCTCATTCTTAGCTTTGGACTTATAGATGGACAgattttagggagtcaggagatgaagtATTCGTCACTGAATTCCCAGCCACTGACCTGCTGTCGTTACCAGTATTTAttactggtccagttcagtttctgaactATGTTTAGCCTCTCAACTTATTGACAGAAAAGCCACTGAATATCAAAGGGGAACGAGCTCTTACTGATGGCCATTGTCTGACATCTTTGTCAATGGAGCCTAGTGGactactgcagtgcatcttacagattTCAGCCCAAGGTGAACGCTGTCCATGTTTTGCTACATATCACCAAAGACTGTTCACTATGCAAAAATCAAATGAAGCATTGTGCCATCAGCAGCAGATACCTCTTATGACCATAGATGCAGAAGATGATTGAGCCAAGGACATTGTTGCAGTGGTTCCTGAGGATAATGTCCTTGCATAGGTATTGACCAACCACCATAATCACTTTCCTTATTAGGTAGGTACAAAGATTGATTCCCATCGATGTTGATTTTGCTAAAGTTCTTTGATGCTATACCAGAAAATGTTACCTCTATCTAAAAATAAAAAAACACCCAATTCTGGAATTCAAGGATATTTTGTGCATGTTAGGAAATTGTTTGTAATGAGGACAGGTGCGCAGTAGACAGGGTGGAACAAAAGCTTATCAGTCATTACTATTTAATGCctattagggaaagaaatctgttaaTGTTACCCAGTCTGGTCCACACCCACAGTGACGTGGCTGATTCTAACTACTCATTTCAATGGCTTAGCAAATGACAGTTCAAGGCCAATCGAAGTTAGGCAAATGCTGGCCTTAGCAgaaaagcccacatcccatgaaattaTGAACAAGTGCCAGTTAGCTATGCTGTCAATGACACTTTGCATAACTTGCTGATGCATGTATATTAATGGGGCAGAAACTGGCTAGATTGGATGTGCTTTCTTTATGGACAGGACATAACTGGCTAATTTTCCATACTATCAggcagatgccagtattgtagttTAGTTAGGGGCACAACTAGTTATTTTTAGTCACTCAATGGGAGATGGgattcactggctgggccagcatttatggcacATTCCTAGTTACCTTTAAAAAGGTGTTGGTAAGCTTGTTAAACCACTTAGTTTATTTTTGCAGGCACTGTCAGTGCTACTGGGgagggattctgacccagtgacagtgaagaaattcaGATACAAATCCCTGTCCGGTACTGAAAGTGGCACCTTAATGGGTCAATATCACCACATCCCCAAACTATGGGCAGGTTATAATGTAAAGGTACCGCTTTCTACCACTGCCTGCATTTCTTGAGCAAAAATCTTTAACTAGTGGGTTTAAGATCACATGGAGTTGGGACAGATTATGGAGAATCATTCCTTGGACCCAATTCACCTCAGAACTGCTCTGGGTGTGATAGTTTAATGCAACATAAATGATTAAGAAAAACCTATTCCTGAGGAACTACATGGTATATTAGAAAGAGGAAAGAtcctcaaaacaaaaacaaaaggcatAACCTGTCAACCTTCCAAGGGCTAAACTACTTGCATAGTTCTGTGAACTGTCAACTGTTATTTACATCAAAATTGAAAAAATGATTTTAGCCTTATGCGTCAGCTTTGTGAACTACTTGTGACCATTTCATTTGTTCATAAGATGCGAACATCACTGGCAAACTCAAATTCTAATTTTCTGAAGTGTGGTTTGGGTGGTGAGCCACATTCTTGCGCTGCTGCAGGCCATGCCCACAGattcagtgctgttaggaagggaattccaggattttgatccagtgacagtttGATCAGGATTACAGACCTTAATCGGAAACTTGCAGATCATGGTGAAGTCATGTTCTGTAAAACTGTGGGTTAAAGGTCACAGGTTTGCAGATGCCGTTAAAGGGATCTTAAATTTCTGATTCAATGCAAGTTTGGGAAGGTGATGGCATTTTGATAATGAGTGGCTAACATTCTGTGGATGTAGATTTGAATCCCAAAATGGTAGATGGCAGCATTTGAACTCAAAATACAGAATTTAAAGCTACCCAAGGTGATTGATCACCATTATCAGTGACTATAAAACCCATATCGTTCACTGAAATATTTTTGCAGAAGAAATTTTGTCCATATCTGACCAACACGTCTTCCTAGGCCCCAATAACACAGTTGACTTATAATGCCCTCTGAAACAATCTAGAGAACCAAATCAGCTCaaaggcaattggggatgggcaaatGCCAACCAtgctagcaatgcccacacctTGTACAAGACAAAGAACAAATGCTGAAATAGATAATGCAACTTTTTCAGTTCCACTTGGGAAATCGTGGTCAAGACCTGTACAGTTTCCCTACAGGTTGCAGTTAAATGCCACACAACTACAGTTATGAAGCCCACAACTTCATCCTCAGACTCCACTTCCAATAGAAATTGAGTTTTAAAATGAACTAGATAAATCAGCAGCAAGGAGTGAGGAGTACTGCACAACGTTCAATATTTGGGTTCTCTCCAAAGGACATTCAAGTCAAAACTAAAGCAACACAAATTGCACGTACCTTGTGTATTCTGAAAGTAATGGCGCCAAAGTGGACGGATCTTATCCTGTCCACCCACGTCCCACACTGTAAAACTAATGTTCTTGTATTCCACAGTTTCTACATTGAAGCCTAAGAAAACAAGACATTACACAAGTCACTGCACACTTGAAAAGCAGCAAGAACACTGGAAATGCTGaggacctgaaataaaaacaaagttctgatgaaaacgtatcaggccaggcagcatctgctgaGAGGGAAACAAAGTTAAATATCGAGTCCAATATTATTTCTCTAGAAATGAAAGGGGCTACAAACTTTGTTAACAAAGGTGGAGGAGCAGCTAGTGGAACACATGAGCATACCTAGAGCAAAAAGTGGAAAGGATGTACTCATGGTAGTGGAGGAGCACAATGTTAATGTTAGGTGGTATATAATCAGAAATAGGCTGGTTTTGCTGAAAGCAAGTAAAAAGAGTATAGATGTCAAATTAGAAGACAGTGTAAATgctcagaagttgctggaactcaatgttgagtcctgaaggctgtaaggtTGCAGCCTAAGGAAAAAAACAATTGTTAAAATGACAGGAAAGACAGGGTTATTCTAAAGGGATAAAAAGTGCAGGTGTTCCATAAAGCAattacccagtctgtgtttgatcTGAACAACACAGAAAAGTTTATTGAGAGTAACAAACAACAGACTAGATTTCAAGTAGTATGAATAAACTTGAGCTCCACCACAAAAATCTGTCCGGGATCTTGGACAGCAAGGAGGGAGGTGGTAAGTGGGCTAGTATtacggatgtgagtttgctcgctgagctggaaggttagttttcagacgtttcgtcaccattctaggtaacatcagtgagcctccgaagcgctggtgttatgtcccgctttctattcatctggttaggtttccttgggttggtgatgtcacttcctgcatttgtgatgtcatttcctgttctttttctcaggggatggtagattggctccaagtcaacgtgtttgttgatggagttccggttggaatgccatgcttctaggaattctcgtgcgtgtctgtttggcttgtcctaggatggatgtgttgtcccaatcaaagtggtgcccttcctcatctgtatgtaaggatacgagtgatagtgggtcatgtcattttgtggctagttgatgttcgtgtaccctggtggctagctttctgccagtttgtccaatgtagtgtttgtcacagttcttgcaaggtattttgtagatgacgtttgttttgtttgtcgtctgtatagggtctttatAGCTAATGAACCTAAAAGAccccatacagacaacaaacGTCAtcaacaaaataccttgcaagaactgtgacaaacactacattggacaaactggcagaaagctagccaccagggtacaggaacatcaactagccacaaaacgacatgacccactatcactcgtatccttacatacagatgaggaagggcaccactttgattgggacaacacatccatcctaggacaagccaaacagagacagcacgagaattcctagaagcatggcattccaaccggaactccatcaacaaacacattgactccaagtcaatctaccatcccctgagaaagagaacaggaaatgacatcaccaacccaaggaaacctaaccagataaatagaaagcgggacataacaccagcgcttcgtcggaggctcactgatgatgttacctagaatggtgacgaaacgtctgaaaactaaccttccagctcagcgagcaaactcacatccagaacctcaacctgagctacaaatcttctcaaaactcgctagggcTAGTATTATATTTTCTGTAATTGCACATTGGGAAGGGGTGGTGGGCTGGCGTCAGGAACAGTCAGAGTACAGACCAGAGGTTAGGAGGGCACAGTCCCTGCAGAACATGGAGAATAGAAGGGACAGAGATAATGCATTTGGTAGCAATGTCTTATTGAGGATACTGTAAGTGGAGCCGCATCAAGTGTTCTACTTGCTCCACCTTCAACTGTGTCAACAGCATTAAAACATATTCCAGGCCCCTCGAGTTCCAAAGTCCAACTAGAACTtaagtttttctctctccacagatgctgccaggcctgctgaatttctcctgcattttACTTCTAATGTAAAAATTACTGTTTTGTATTTTTCAAGCATGACGACCTAGCGCTAGTTAAGTCATTGGGCAACCTCTTCCTCCTCATTTTCCACAAAATTAGCCTGTTTATTCAAGATGATATTCAAGACTCCTTTAAATGTAGAATGCCATTTTGAAGAAGCTAAGTCATATACCTACATCCCCTGCCATCAAAAAGAATACATTCTGAAGCCATCAAgccaaaaacaaaattgtgcctGGCAGTACAAAGTACTTATATTTTTCTGTGCTAGTAAAGGCTGTACACTTCAGATCCATTTCATTCTATtactttcattcttctaaaaacACAGTATTGCTGTTGTTCCCATCTTGCGTACAGTCCCAAGTTTCTTTACCACCATCTTACCTGAATAAAGATTTAACATAACTATATTAACTGTTCACATCTTGTCAAGTTTAAAAAAGGTCAAACTTTAGTTCACTTACCTATAGTGGGAATAGTGGTTACAATTTCACCCAATTTCAGTTTGTACAAAATGGTGGTCTTGCCAGCTGCATCTAGACCCACCATGAGAATACGCATTTCCTTTTTTCCAATAATATTTTTGAGGAATGTTGGAAGAGACAACCCCATGATGCAAGCTTCTGATTAGACTCAAGGACTAATAACAAActgataaaagataaaagaaaaaaagtgtCAGGTAAACTCAGAAAAAGATAGCGAAAATCAAGCTGCAAAAAGAACAGTAAATCCTCAGTTATCACAGGCTTTCTGAAATAGGTTCAATTGCCCATTCAGAGAAGTGGTTGAACCTTGTAGCCTGATTAAGAACCAAAACCCATAATGGAGATACTCAGTAATAAATCGCATCTGAAACAGAGTAAGTTTCAAAATGGTATTGAAGCTAGCTAGTTGTAAAAGATTGCACTTCCAACTTAAGCTGAAAAAGGAAGTTGGAAGCAACTGTGGATCATGATGCGATAAGTAGAAAAGAAT
Encoded here:
- the arf1 gene encoding ADP-ribosylation factor 1 — its product is MGLSLPTFLKNIIGKKEMRILMVGLDAAGKTTILYKLKLGEIVTTIPTIGFNVETVEYKNISFTVWDVGGQDKIRPLWRHYFQNTQGLIFVVDSNDRERVNEAKEELMRMLAEDELRDAVLLLFANKQDLPNAMNAAEITDKLGLHQLRQRTWFIQATCATSGDGLYEGLDWLSSQLKSNK